From the Candidatus Dormiibacterota bacterium genome, one window contains:
- a CDS encoding PQQ-binding-like beta-propeller repeat protein: protein MRKPRTRRWLPAALPLLLVVPLAVGGTSARAAAAPTFANWAQSRFDLANSGRNPNESTIDSTNAARLQQAWVRTDDESSNAAAAVVDNIIYMGCGAAMCAVEAPNQVLKWKARIPSGTITYSAAAVAGGLVYAGTNTSGAVYAFDVKTGAIRWSFQTAGHNVWAGPSVAGGVVYVGGDDQNLYALDAGTGAKLWSFSAGTPIVNPPAVVNGVVYLGAGALNVLSASDGRQLWSGLATAAGVTASPAVSGGRVFVAAYTPGIRSTPNFYAFNAAGCGAAYCSPLWSAVVGLPPPAPGELDGIQSSPAVDQGSVYVGAPDGRLYALDPANGAVRWAGQTHGSQTTAQHPSPTPIASSPSVANGVVYVTSFDGYIYAYAASGCGTTACSWLFAASLDGGQGNGYVSNCWNTTTSSPVVVNGVVYVGGCTQTYTDALYAFTVLPCPPGNPPAGGQYHAVSPTRLLDTRTSSALGNQEARRLQVAGSGGIPSSGVSAAILNVTATATTAASYLTVYPSGALRPIASNLNWVQGRTVANLVEVALGPDGAVNLFNAAGSTDIVVDAQGWVQATTSTAAYGSYLNPMAPFRVLDTRDGTGGPNIKLGPGATISVPVDGGFSDALAVNMTVTNASAPSYLVVWPAGQPRPNSSNLNFAAGETVANRIMMPVAGSINIYNAAGSVDVIADLNGAFRPERSNGTTACRLMPVTPTRILDTRNGGRPLGPSTSMAVQVTGTVVPASARAVVLNITVTDTSAASYLTAWPDQSPRPLASDLNWTAGQTVPSLAVVELSTDGKLDLYNAAGTTDVVVDVAGWYQ from the coding sequence ATGAGAAAACCGCGAACTCGGCGCTGGCTGCCGGCGGCGCTGCCGTTGCTGCTGGTCGTCCCGCTGGCGGTCGGCGGCACTTCGGCCAGGGCCGCAGCCGCGCCAACCTTCGCCAACTGGGCCCAGTCGCGCTTCGACCTGGCCAATAGCGGTCGCAACCCGAACGAATCGACCATCGATTCGACCAACGCGGCGCGCCTGCAGCAGGCCTGGGTTCGGACAGACGATGAGTCTTCCAATGCCGCCGCGGCGGTGGTCGACAACATCATCTATATGGGCTGCGGCGCCGCGATGTGTGCCGTTGAGGCGCCCAACCAGGTCTTGAAGTGGAAAGCGCGAATCCCCTCGGGAACGATCACCTACTCGGCGGCGGCCGTGGCCGGCGGACTCGTGTACGCGGGGACGAATACCAGCGGCGCCGTTTACGCCTTCGACGTCAAGACCGGCGCCATCCGCTGGAGTTTCCAAACCGCCGGCCACAACGTGTGGGCCGGGCCGTCGGTCGCCGGTGGCGTCGTTTACGTTGGGGGCGACGACCAGAACCTCTATGCCCTCGACGCTGGCACCGGCGCGAAATTGTGGAGCTTTAGCGCAGGAACGCCGATCGTGAACCCACCCGCGGTCGTCAACGGCGTGGTCTACCTTGGGGCCGGCGCCCTGAACGTCCTCTCCGCGAGTGACGGACGGCAGCTCTGGTCCGGGCTGGCGACCGCAGCCGGCGTGACGGCATCGCCGGCCGTCTCCGGTGGGCGGGTGTTCGTTGCTGCCTACACCCCTGGCATCCGCAGCACCCCGAACTTCTATGCCTTCAACGCGGCGGGATGCGGCGCCGCCTACTGCAGCCCACTCTGGTCAGCGGTCGTGGGCCTGCCGCCGCCCGCTCCGGGCGAGCTCGATGGGATCCAATCGTCGCCGGCCGTCGACCAGGGTTCGGTCTATGTCGGCGCTCCCGACGGGAGGCTGTATGCGCTCGACCCGGCGAATGGCGCGGTTCGCTGGGCCGGCCAGACCCACGGCTCGCAAACCACCGCGCAACACCCCAGCCCAACGCCGATCGCGTCATCGCCGTCGGTCGCCAATGGCGTCGTCTACGTCACCAGCTTCGATGGCTACATCTATGCCTACGCCGCTTCCGGATGCGGCACCACGGCCTGTTCCTGGCTGTTTGCCGCCAGTCTGGACGGTGGTCAGGGCAACGGGTATGTGTCGAATTGCTGGAACACGACGACCTCATCGCCGGTGGTGGTCAATGGCGTCGTCTACGTCGGCGGCTGCACCCAAACCTATACCGATGCGCTCTACGCCTTTACCGTGCTGCCCTGTCCACCGGGGAATCCGCCGGCGGGCGGCCAGTATCACGCGGTCTCCCCAACGCGCCTCCTCGATACGCGCACCAGCAGCGCGCTCGGAAACCAGGAGGCGCGCCGGCTGCAGGTCGCGGGAAGTGGCGGCATCCCGAGTAGCGGCGTCTCGGCGGCGATTTTGAATGTCACCGCGACAGCTACGACGGCGGCGAGCTACCTCACGGTGTACCCGAGCGGCGCGCTGCGGCCCATCGCGTCGAATCTCAACTGGGTCCAGGGCCGAACCGTGGCCAACCTGGTCGAGGTCGCTCTCGGGCCCGACGGTGCCGTGAACCTTTTCAATGCCGCCGGCTCGACCGACATCGTGGTCGATGCCCAGGGCTGGGTACAGGCGACCACGAGTACGGCCGCCTACGGCTCATACCTCAATCCGATGGCACCGTTCCGCGTCCTCGACACGCGGGACGGCACCGGTGGTCCCAATATCAAGTTGGGGCCCGGCGCCACGATCTCGGTCCCGGTCGACGGCGGCTTTTCCGACGCGCTCGCCGTCAACATGACGGTGACGAACGCCAGCGCCCCCAGCTACCTGGTGGTCTGGCCGGCCGGGCAGCCTCGCCCGAACAGCTCGAATCTGAATTTCGCGGCAGGGGAGACGGTCGCCAACCGCATCATGATGCCAGTCGCCGGATCCATCAACATCTATAACGCGGCCGGTTCCGTCGACGTGATCGCCGACCTCAACGGCGCCTTTCGCCCGGAGCGCTCCAACGGGACGACGGCCTGCCGCCTGATGCCCGTCACGCCCACGCGCATTCTCGACACCCGCAACGGTGGCAGACCGCTGGGACCGAGCACCTCGATGGCGGTGCAGGTCACCGGCACGGTCGTCCCGGCGAGCGCCAGAGCCGTGGTGTTGAACATCACGGTCACCGACACCTCCGCCGCAAGCTACCTGACCGCCTGGCCCGACCAGAGCCCGAGGCCGCTCGCGTCCGACCTCAATTGGACGGCTGGCCAGACGGTGCCCAGCCTGGCCGTGGTCGAGCTGAGCACCGACGGCAAGCTCGACCTCTATAACGCGGCCGGGACCACCGACGTGGTCGTCGACGTGGCCGGCTGGTATCAGTAG
- a CDS encoding glycosyl hydrolase family 18 protein, whose amino-acid sequence MRRLIASLGLVAGLLIPPPLSAIAAPPAVTHADPMVGPNARDEARHAHDRLQLSPATTSPHPALPRLRGRVYGQAARANAQQGPAVNPAGGVDREVFGFAPYWAIANNSQWNYSLLTTVAYFGLDINSDGSINTSTNGWTGWNSQNLVNTINAAHAAGDRVVVVIKAFDVATINQIVNTPGGTQAAITNTINAIAAKNLDGVNVDFEGSTNSLYPDLQSGFTNFIKQLSSQVHQRWPQAMVSVDTYSGSASWDGGFFKIGDLAPNVDAFFIMAYDMAFGNMPGHAGANAPLNGGTYNDTLSVSQYLSKAPASKILLGVGYYGYKWSTVDNSPNSASSGGAEADTYAGVLSDLSCGAQSLTQSWDNIAASPWVSWYSPSTGDPCGGNHGSWRELYYDNAASLGDKYDLVNNNNLLGTGMWALGYDGTSQDLWNALRVKFGNPWPGQYHPVVPTRIYDTRNGAGRIGPWQTRTVAIAGAPGVPVPLNGVAAVTLNVTVVGASAPSYLTVYPAGNTQPATSNLNFQANTTVANLVDVTLGRNGAINLFNAAGSTDVVLDVSGWTSITGNDSDTAGLYCPLVPSRLLDTRSGLGGSTTVGPGQTISFTALNRGNVPSTGVAAVALNVTATNPSAAGYLTLFPGGGWPRTSSVNFTAGQTVPNRVIVGVGLNGQVSIFNGGGTVDVVVDVSGWFTDAFDPAATGGRFTGVAPARIIDTRFGTGGTPRAPVRAGAPLTVPVAGLGGVPAMSAIVPPRAVVVNVTVTNTSTASYLAVYPSDAVTPGSSDLNWIGGGTVCNLVLARLGADGRITLATGSGSADAIIDIVGWFN is encoded by the coding sequence ATGCGTAGGTTGATCGCGTCCCTGGGGCTGGTTGCCGGGCTGTTGATACCGCCGCCACTCAGCGCTATCGCCGCACCACCTGCGGTGACGCACGCCGATCCCATGGTGGGTCCAAATGCGAGGGACGAAGCGCGTCATGCACACGACCGGCTGCAGTTGAGCCCGGCGACAACGAGCCCCCACCCAGCCCTCCCCCGCCTGCGAGGGAGGGTGTATGGCCAAGCTGCGAGAGCAAACGCACAGCAGGGACCGGCCGTAAACCCCGCGGGCGGTGTCGACCGTGAAGTGTTCGGCTTTGCGCCCTATTGGGCGATCGCGAACAACTCGCAATGGAACTACTCGCTGCTCACCACAGTGGCCTACTTCGGCCTCGACATCAATTCCGACGGCAGCATCAACACCAGCACCAACGGCTGGACGGGATGGAACAGCCAGAACCTGGTCAACACCATCAATGCGGCACACGCGGCCGGCGATCGGGTGGTCGTGGTCATCAAAGCGTTCGACGTCGCCACCATCAACCAGATCGTCAACACCCCGGGCGGGACCCAGGCGGCGATCACGAACACGATCAATGCCATTGCGGCAAAGAATCTCGATGGGGTCAACGTCGATTTCGAGGGGTCCACGAATTCGCTCTATCCCGATTTGCAGAGCGGCTTTACGAACTTCATAAAGCAACTGTCCTCGCAGGTTCATCAGCGCTGGCCGCAGGCGATGGTCAGTGTCGACACCTACTCCGGGTCGGCCAGCTGGGACGGCGGGTTCTTCAAGATCGGCGACCTGGCGCCGAACGTCGATGCGTTTTTCATCATGGCCTACGACATGGCCTTCGGCAACATGCCCGGCCATGCCGGCGCCAACGCACCGCTGAACGGCGGGACGTACAACGACACGCTCTCGGTCTCGCAGTACCTGTCGAAGGCGCCGGCCTCGAAGATCTTGCTCGGCGTCGGCTACTACGGCTACAAGTGGAGCACGGTCGATAATTCACCCAACTCGGCCAGCAGCGGCGGCGCGGAGGCCGACACTTATGCCGGGGTGCTCAGTGACCTCAGCTGCGGCGCACAGTCGCTGACCCAGTCGTGGGACAACATCGCGGCCTCGCCGTGGGTGTCGTGGTACAGCCCGTCAACCGGCGATCCCTGCGGCGGCAACCACGGCAGCTGGCGCGAGCTGTACTACGACAACGCCGCCTCGCTGGGCGACAAGTACGACCTGGTCAACAACAACAATCTTCTGGGGACCGGGATGTGGGCGCTCGGCTACGACGGGACCTCGCAGGACCTCTGGAATGCGCTTCGTGTCAAGTTCGGCAACCCCTGGCCCGGTCAGTACCATCCCGTGGTGCCGACGCGCATCTACGACACCCGGAACGGAGCCGGACGGATCGGTCCCTGGCAGACTCGTACCGTCGCAATCGCGGGCGCGCCCGGCGTACCGGTACCCCTCAACGGGGTTGCCGCCGTCACCCTCAACGTCACCGTCGTGGGCGCCAGCGCCCCGAGCTACCTGACGGTCTATCCCGCCGGCAACACGCAGCCGGCGACCTCGAACCTGAACTTCCAGGCGAACACGACGGTGGCCAACCTGGTCGACGTGACGCTCGGCCGTAACGGCGCGATCAACCTCTTCAACGCCGCCGGCTCCACCGACGTGGTGCTGGATGTCTCCGGCTGGACATCAATCACCGGAAACGACAGCGACACCGCCGGGCTCTACTGCCCGCTGGTGCCGAGCCGGCTCCTCGACACCCGCTCGGGTCTAGGCGGTTCGACGACGGTTGGGCCGGGGCAGACGATCAGTTTCACGGCGCTCAACCGGGGCAATGTGCCGTCGACCGGCGTCGCGGCGGTGGCGCTGAATGTCACGGCGACCAACCCCAGCGCGGCCGGCTACCTGACCCTCTTTCCAGGCGGTGGCTGGCCACGCACCTCGAGCGTCAACTTCACGGCCGGGCAGACCGTCCCCAACCGGGTAATCGTCGGGGTGGGCTTAAACGGCCAGGTCAGCATCTTCAACGGGGGCGGCACCGTCGATGTGGTCGTCGACGTGAGCGGCTGGTTCACGGATGCGTTCGACCCGGCGGCGACGGGTGGCCGCTTCACTGGGGTTGCGCCGGCGCGGATCATCGACACCCGGTTTGGCACGGGCGGGACTCCTCGGGCACCGGTTCGTGCCGGAGCCCCGCTGACCGTGCCCGTTGCCGGACTCGGCGGGGTGCCCGCCATGTCCGCCATCGTTCCGCCGCGCGCCGTCGTTGTCAACGTGACCGTGACCAACACCTCGACGGCGAGTTACCTCGCCGTCTATCCCAGCGACGCCGTCACGCCTGGCAGCTCGGACCTCAACTGGATCGGCGGGGGGACGGTGTGCAACCTGGTGCTGGCCAGGCTGGGGGCTGACGGGCGCATCACGCTGGCGACCGGGAGCGGGAGCGCCGACGCGATCATCGACATCGTTGGTTGGTTCAACTGA
- a CDS encoding peptidoglycan DD-metalloendopeptidase family protein, whose protein sequence is MRAPRIRFITLSAVGFVLAGGWQSQSLAVAAAPSQVATPSTAAKAPLPGLIKDEHLRPVSTSRKISASQLSMTPANRRQSEAAAQPAGARPMQAAQATSSADQFLTRPYLVWHNITSVFDHCNPDYTTDGKVCEFDGSTGLKSNGVDPSFSLGYAQTPGGRDYLYYDGHNGWDYALAYENVYSAAPGTVRLAGIDSVNPCFGTNVIIDHPNGYSTRYGHMSALYVSPGQLVDRGQVIGVSGNTGCSSGPHLHFGVYVTASWTAVDPWGWSGAGGDPWPSDPGILWLTGTARFPIPTPPTNVAAVAGNASAMVSWTPPAFNGGTAISNYTVTATPGSQAVTVNGSATSAIVSGLTNNTSYTFAITATNGIAATQSSASNAVIPSAWTGFFRPLTPARLLDTRTGVGGTAARLAGGQTIDVQVVGRGGVPASGVAAVILNATVTNPSQLSYLTVYPTGIARPVASNMNFNGGQTLASLAVVGVGSGGRVSVFNAAGAADVILDVTGWVASDGTTTGTAGIFRPTASARILDTRSGIGSLGSGQSLSLKVAGQGGVPAAGVSAVVMNLTATNETSAGWLSAFPSGVSTPPSSNLNFEANATVANRVIASLGSDGKVTIYNGGGRADVIVDITGWFSDGSDTTLTAGDYTGTIPTRILDTRTAGGPIGPGQTMVTVAGLGPVPAMGAPVQPRAVLLNVTVTNPTAASFLTIYASGLSQPATSDLNVTPGVTVTNLVVAAVGADGKVVVFNQAGSSQLIVDVEGWYN, encoded by the coding sequence TTGCGAGCCCCAAGGATCCGATTCATCACGCTCAGTGCCGTCGGGTTCGTTCTCGCCGGAGGGTGGCAATCGCAGTCTCTGGCCGTGGCGGCCGCCCCCAGTCAGGTCGCCACGCCGTCGACCGCGGCAAAGGCGCCGCTCCCCGGCCTGATCAAGGACGAACACCTCCGTCCGGTTTCGACGTCTAGGAAGATTTCAGCCTCGCAACTGTCGATGACACCGGCGAACCGGCGGCAGAGCGAAGCCGCGGCGCAACCCGCTGGGGCGCGACCCATGCAGGCCGCGCAGGCGACGAGCTCGGCCGACCAGTTCCTGACTCGGCCCTACCTTGTCTGGCACAACATCACCTCGGTCTTCGATCACTGCAACCCGGACTACACCACGGACGGCAAGGTGTGCGAGTTCGATGGATCCACCGGGCTGAAGTCGAATGGGGTCGACCCGTCCTTCTCGCTGGGCTATGCGCAGACTCCGGGCGGCCGGGATTACCTGTATTACGACGGCCACAATGGTTGGGACTACGCGCTCGCGTACGAGAACGTCTACAGCGCCGCCCCCGGAACTGTCCGGCTGGCCGGCATCGATTCCGTCAATCCGTGTTTCGGCACGAACGTCATCATCGACCACCCGAACGGGTACAGCACGCGCTATGGGCACATGTCCGCGCTCTATGTCAGTCCCGGACAGCTCGTCGACCGTGGCCAGGTCATCGGGGTGAGCGGCAACACCGGATGCAGCTCGGGTCCCCACCTCCACTTTGGCGTGTACGTCACCGCTTCGTGGACCGCGGTTGATCCCTGGGGCTGGTCGGGCGCGGGTGGCGATCCATGGCCCAGTGACCCGGGCATTCTCTGGCTCACGGGCACGGCGCGCTTTCCAATCCCGACGCCGCCGACCAACGTGGCGGCCGTCGCTGGAAACGCCTCCGCGATGGTCAGCTGGACTCCGCCGGCCTTCAATGGCGGCACGGCGATCAGCAACTACACCGTCACCGCCACGCCCGGGTCCCAGGCAGTCACGGTCAACGGCTCCGCGACAAGCGCCATCGTCTCGGGCCTGACCAACAACACCTCGTACACGTTCGCCATCACGGCAACGAACGGCATCGCGGCCACCCAGTCGAGTGCCTCGAACGCCGTCATCCCGTCGGCCTGGACGGGATTCTTCCGGCCGCTGACGCCCGCCCGCCTGCTCGACACCCGCACCGGCGTCGGTGGAACCGCCGCCCGCCTGGCCGGTGGCCAGACGATCGACGTCCAGGTGGTTGGGCGCGGGGGTGTGCCGGCAAGCGGTGTGGCGGCGGTCATCCTCAACGCCACGGTGACCAATCCAAGCCAGCTCAGCTACCTGACCGTCTATCCCACGGGGATCGCGCGTCCGGTGGCGTCGAACATGAACTTTAACGGCGGGCAGACCCTCGCGAGCCTCGCCGTTGTCGGCGTTGGCAGCGGCGGACGAGTGTCCGTTTTCAACGCGGCCGGCGCGGCCGACGTCATCCTCGACGTGACCGGGTGGGTCGCCTCAGACGGCACCACGACCGGAACCGCCGGGATCTTTCGACCGACCGCCTCGGCGCGGATCCTCGATACCCGTAGCGGAATCGGCTCGCTGGGCTCCGGGCAGTCGCTGAGCCTGAAGGTGGCCGGCCAGGGCGGCGTCCCGGCCGCCGGGGTCTCCGCCGTGGTCATGAACCTGACGGCGACGAACGAGACATCCGCCGGCTGGCTCAGCGCCTTCCCAAGCGGTGTGAGCACGCCGCCCAGCTCGAATCTCAACTTCGAGGCCAACGCGACGGTGGCCAACCGCGTGATCGCCTCACTCGGATCCGACGGCAAAGTCACGATCTACAACGGGGGTGGACGCGCGGACGTGATCGTCGACATCACCGGCTGGTTCAGTGACGGCTCGGACACCACGCTGACCGCCGGCGACTACACCGGCACGATCCCGACGCGGATCCTCGATACCCGTACCGCGGGAGGCCCGATCGGGCCGGGGCAGACCATGGTCACAGTCGCAGGGCTCGGCCCGGTCCCCGCGATGGGTGCACCCGTGCAGCCTCGTGCCGTGCTGCTGAACGTGACGGTGACGAATCCGACGGCGGCGAGCTTCCTGACGATCTACGCCAGTGGGCTCAGCCAGCCGGCCACGTCCGACCTCAATGTGACCCCCGGGGTCACGGTCACGAACCTCGTCGTCGCGGCGGTCGGCGCCGACGGCAAGGTCGTGGTCTTCAACCAGGCTGGGTCCTCACAACTGATCGTCGACGTCGAGGGCTGGTACAACTAG
- a CDS encoding type II toxin-antitoxin system VapC family toxin — protein MALRCRTSWSRSAGTNVYFDSSALVKLLVLGEVDSEIAIDLFRKADRRSTSVIAYAECRAAVAAAARSRRLTGAEARKAVAALNDVWPALDRLAVSEEIVHRAGELAERRALRGFDAIHLASALAQAPEAALACWDDQLAKAARAEGIGLASIRK, from the coding sequence CTGGCTCTTCGCTGTCGGACGTCGTGGTCGAGGAGCGCGGGAACGAACGTCTACTTCGATAGCAGCGCTCTCGTCAAGCTGCTGGTCCTCGGAGAAGTTGACTCCGAGATAGCCATCGACCTTTTCCGCAAGGCCGACCGCCGTTCCACCTCGGTAATCGCATACGCCGAATGTCGCGCTGCCGTGGCCGCGGCGGCCCGCAGCCGACGCCTGACCGGGGCAGAAGCTCGTAAGGCCGTTGCGGCGCTGAATGACGTGTGGCCGGCGCTTGACCGGCTCGCGGTTTCCGAAGAGATCGTGCACCGCGCTGGCGAGCTGGCCGAGCGTCGCGCACTTCGCGGATTCGATGCTATTCACCTGGCCTCAGCGCTGGCCCAGGCGCCCGAGGCGGCGCTTGCATGCTGGGACGATCAGCTGGCCAAGGCGGCGAGGGCCGAAGGCATCGGTCTGGCGAGCATCAGAAAGTGA
- a CDS encoding type II toxin-antitoxin system prevent-host-death family antitoxin, translating into MLQIGIRALKAGLSEFVRRAANGETIVVTERGRPVAELVPHRSTELPSRLAELVRRGEVTLATKPPGLPRVRGRMRPGSSLSDVVVEERGNERLLR; encoded by the coding sequence ATGCTGCAGATCGGCATCCGCGCCCTCAAAGCCGGGCTGAGCGAGTTCGTCCGGCGGGCTGCCAACGGTGAGACGATCGTCGTTACCGAGCGGGGACGGCCTGTGGCCGAACTCGTCCCACATCGCTCAACGGAGTTGCCGAGCCGGTTGGCGGAGCTGGTTCGGCGGGGTGAGGTGACACTCGCCACCAAGCCGCCCGGCCTCCCCAGGGTCCGCGGAAGGATGCGACCTGGCTCTTCGCTGTCGGACGTCGTGGTCGAGGAGCGCGGGAACGAACGTCTACTTCGATAG
- the ppdK gene encoding pyruvate, phosphate dikinase encodes MAVTTQARPESRSTTTKKWVFLFEEGNKDMRDLLGGKGAGVAEMTRAGLPVPPGFTITTEACNAYYASGKKFPDGMWQQAQQALHQVEEKTDKRLGYTSNPLLVSVRSGAKFSMPGMMDTVLNLGLNPETLEGLAKLTNDRRFALDSYRRFIQMFGKIVLGIDAEKFEKRLEHAKEKARVKTDPELKPEQLERLVKEFKEVVLKESGKPFPDNPTEQLHAAIEAVFSSWNNKRATDYRNFNKIPHTLGTAVNVQTMVFGNMGHDSGTGVAFTRDPNTGAKVLYGDYLVNAQGEDVVAGIRTPQPIASLKKQLPEVYGQFEETANQLEKHYRDVQDLEFTIEKKKLWMLQTRSAKRTAQAAVKIAVDMVAEGLITQDEAVQRVEPTQVDQLLHPRIDPKSKPKVIAKGIDASPGAASGKAVFDADRAEALGKKGAAVILVRIETNPDDVHGMIAAKGVLTARGGKTSHAAVVARGMGKPCVAGAESLKIDLEKRFFTVDGVKVEEGDLITINGSTGEIILGSVSMIEPAINKDLNTLLTWADARRRLGVWANADYPRDAKVARSYGAQGIGLCRTEHMFMEQERLPIVQKMILAADEKERRRWLAKLLPFQRSDFVGILKEMHGLPVIIRLIDPPLHEFLPNYDEQLVKVTTMRLKKAPKKKLEAEEALLKAIEGMREQNPMLGLRGIRLGLLYPEIIEMQVRAILEAAISLKKKNVDVKPEIMIPLVSHVNELQRTHETVERVVKQVFAELKTEIPYKFGTMIEIPRAALTAGEIAKVAEFFSFGTNDLTQTTFGFSRDDAEGKFLLKYVEEKILPVNPFESLDTIGVGRLMKLAVEEGRKARPNMEIGICGEHGGDPASIKFCHTLGLNYVSCSPYRVPVARLAAAQAAMETKERDR; translated from the coding sequence ATGGCCGTCACCACGCAGGCACGTCCCGAGTCGCGCTCAACCACGACCAAGAAATGGGTCTTCCTCTTCGAAGAGGGCAACAAGGACATGCGCGACCTGCTCGGCGGCAAGGGGGCGGGTGTCGCCGAGATGACGCGGGCCGGGCTGCCGGTTCCCCCAGGGTTCACGATCACCACGGAGGCCTGCAACGCCTACTACGCTTCGGGCAAGAAGTTCCCCGACGGGATGTGGCAGCAGGCGCAGCAAGCGCTCCATCAGGTCGAGGAGAAGACCGACAAGCGGCTTGGCTACACGAGCAACCCGCTGCTGGTGTCGGTGCGTTCCGGCGCGAAGTTCTCCATGCCCGGGATGATGGACACCGTCCTCAACCTCGGGCTCAACCCGGAGACGCTCGAAGGACTGGCGAAGCTCACCAATGACCGGCGCTTCGCCCTTGACTCGTATCGACGCTTTATTCAGATGTTCGGCAAGATCGTCCTCGGCATCGACGCCGAAAAGTTCGAGAAGCGCTTGGAGCACGCTAAGGAAAAGGCGAGGGTCAAGACCGATCCCGAGCTGAAGCCGGAGCAACTGGAACGGCTGGTCAAGGAGTTCAAGGAGGTCGTCTTGAAGGAGAGCGGGAAACCGTTCCCGGACAATCCGACAGAACAGCTCCACGCCGCGATTGAGGCCGTCTTCTCCTCGTGGAACAACAAGCGCGCCACCGACTACCGCAATTTCAACAAGATTCCGCACACCCTGGGGACCGCAGTCAACGTCCAGACCATGGTCTTCGGCAACATGGGCCACGACTCCGGGACCGGTGTCGCCTTCACGCGCGACCCCAACACCGGCGCGAAGGTGCTCTACGGCGACTACCTGGTCAACGCCCAGGGCGAGGACGTCGTCGCCGGGATCCGCACGCCGCAGCCGATCGCCTCCCTCAAGAAGCAACTCCCGGAGGTCTACGGCCAGTTCGAAGAAACGGCGAACCAGCTGGAAAAGCATTACCGGGACGTCCAGGACCTCGAGTTCACGATCGAAAAGAAAAAGCTCTGGATGCTGCAAACGCGTTCCGCCAAGCGCACCGCGCAGGCGGCCGTGAAGATCGCCGTCGACATGGTCGCCGAGGGCCTGATCACCCAGGACGAGGCCGTCCAGCGGGTCGAGCCAACCCAGGTCGACCAGCTGCTCCATCCTCGGATCGACCCCAAGTCCAAGCCGAAAGTGATTGCGAAAGGCATCGATGCCTCACCGGGCGCAGCCAGCGGCAAGGCCGTCTTCGACGCCGACCGCGCGGAGGCGCTCGGTAAGAAAGGCGCGGCCGTCATCCTGGTGCGGATCGAGACCAACCCCGATGACGTCCACGGCATGATCGCGGCGAAAGGCGTGCTCACCGCGCGCGGTGGCAAGACGAGCCACGCCGCCGTCGTCGCGCGCGGCATGGGCAAGCCGTGCGTGGCCGGCGCCGAGAGCCTGAAGATCGACCTCGAGAAGCGCTTCTTCACGGTCGATGGGGTGAAAGTCGAAGAAGGCGACCTGATCACGATCAACGGCTCGACCGGCGAGATCATCCTGGGTTCCGTGTCGATGATCGAGCCCGCCATCAACAAGGACCTCAACACGCTGCTGACCTGGGCCGACGCCCGACGCCGGCTCGGCGTCTGGGCCAATGCCGACTATCCGCGCGACGCGAAAGTCGCCCGCAGCTACGGCGCCCAGGGCATTGGCCTCTGCCGCACCGAGCACATGTTCATGGAGCAGGAGCGGCTGCCCATCGTTCAGAAGATGATCCTGGCCGCTGACGAGAAGGAGCGGCGCCGGTGGCTCGCCAAGCTGCTGCCCTTCCAGCGCTCGGATTTCGTGGGCATCCTCAAGGAGATGCACGGCCTGCCGGTCATCATCCGCTTGATCGACCCGCCGCTGCACGAATTCCTGCCGAACTACGACGAGCAGCTGGTCAAGGTCACGACGATGCGCTTGAAGAAGGCGCCCAAGAAGAAGCTGGAGGCGGAAGAAGCGCTGCTCAAGGCGATCGAGGGGATGCGCGAGCAGAACCCGATGCTCGGCCTGCGCGGCATCCGGCTCGGCCTCCTCTATCCCGAGATCATCGAGATGCAGGTGCGCGCCATCCTGGAGGCTGCCATTTCGCTGAAGAAGAAGAACGTCGACGTCAAGCCCGAGATCATGATCCCGCTGGTCAGCCACGTGAACGAGCTGCAGCGCACGCACGAGACGGTGGAGCGGGTGGTCAAACAGGTCTTCGCCGAGCTGAAGACCGAGATTCCCTACAAGTTCGGCACCATGATCGAAATCCCGCGCGCCGCGCTGACGGCGGGGGAGATCGCGAAGGTTGCGGAGTTCTTCTCCTTCGGCACCAACGATCTGACGCAGACCACGTTCGGCTTCTCGCGCGACGATGCCGAGGGCAAGTTCCTGCTCAAGTACGTCGAGGAGAAGATCCTGCCGGTCAACCCCTTCGAGTCGCTTGATACCATCGGCGTCGGCCGGCTGATGAAGCTCGCCGTCGAGGAAGGCCGCAAGGCACGACCCAACATGGAAATCGGCATCTGTGGCGAGCATGGGGGAGACCCCGCGTCGATCAAGTTCTGCCACACGCTGGGCCTGAACTATGTGAGCTGCTCCCCGTACCGCGTACCGGTAGCGCGGCTGGCGGCGGCGCAGGCCGCGATGGAAACAAAAGAGCGGGACCGCTAG